TTAATTGATATTGATGGTTTTAAAGATGTGAACGATGCTTATACACATCATGCAGGTGATGCCGTATTAAAACAAATGTCACACCTTTTACAAAATTATGTACCTAAAAAAACACGCATTTTCCGAAACGGCGGCGAAGAGTTTTCGGTCGTCTTACGTGATTGTTCTTTAGACGAATGTGTCAAACTTGCTGAAAGTATTCGTAAAGCTGTGGAAAAATCAAATTTCCATTTGCCAGACAAAATTGTCATTAAACTCTCCGTCTCTATTGGCGTCGGTTACATGACGAGTGAAAGTCATAAATCACAACGCAAATTATTTAAAGATGCTGATGATATGTTACATGTCGCAAAAAACGAAGGGCGTAATCAAGTGATGTTCAGCCCTATTATCAGCCCAAAATAACAGATTAAAGTCACCTTTCTTTGATGACAGAGAGGTGGCTTTTTTATATGCTTTGATTCAATATTTGCTTAGTTTTAAGGTCTGGGATAACGTTCCAATCACCCACTCATTAATGTATGAATAACGTGTGGCACCCATGTATTGAAACACCATGTTAAAGATTGCAAGAACAATTCGACACACCTGAAGGATAAAGACGCAGCCGAAAATCCAATGCGGCTTCCATCCAATGTATACGTCAATCAAGCCGAATTTAGTTGAGGCAAGTCCTTGGGAAAAGGAGAACTCGTTCAGCAATCTTGACTTAAAATAGAATTTCTTCCCCACTTCATTTTCATTCATTTGCCAAATCATACTTTTAAAACTTTCATAAAAACTAAGTATTAACTGTTGCAAGTGGTATTATTCCCATGTAGACTGACTATTGATTGAGATGAAAGGAGACACAGCCATGGCAGAAGCACTCACGATTATTGATGAAAACAAAGTCATTGATGTCGTCCTACTTGCGGGTAAGGTTTTGTTAGAAAGTGGCGCAGAAACCTATCGTGTAGAAGATACAATGGGCCGTATTGCAGCGAGCTTTGGTCTAGAAGATACATACGCCTTTGTCACATCAACAGCGATTATTTTTTCACTGAATGACCGGACGAATACACGTCTTGTGCGGGTGCGTGAACGGACGACAGACTTAGAAAAGATTGCACTCGCTAACAATATTTCAAGAAAGATTTCGCGTAATGCATTAACGTTAGACGAAGCAAAAGCGGAACTGATTCATTTAGAACACGCTTCACTACAATATTCATTTATCATTAAGTTTTTAGCTGCATCTATCGCATGTGGTTTCTTTTTATTTATGTTCGGCGGTGTTCGACAAGATTTTATTTATGCGGTTATTGCGGGAGGCGCTGCATTTTTAACATTCGACTTAGTCCAGCGCTTTATTCAAATTAAATTTTTCTCAGAATTCATTAGTGCAACAGTTGTCATTGCAGTGGCCGCCTTTTTCACTAAAAATGGATGGGCGACCAATCAAGATATTATTACCATTGCAGGTGTCATGCCACTTGTACCCGGAATTTTAATTACAAATGCCATTCGTGATTTAATGGCGGGTGAACTTTTAGCAGGCATGTCGCGGGGGGTAGAAGCTGCCCTCACTGCATTTGCGATTGGGGCCGGCGTTGCGATTGTACTACTTATTTTCTAGAAAGGTGTGAGGACATTGACTTATATTTTTTATTATATTGCGCAGTTTTTAATTAGCTTTGTTTCGACGATGCTATTTTCAATCATTTTCAATGCGCCGAAACGCCTTTTACTCGCATCAGGCTTTGTAGGTGCCATGGGTTGGTCCATTTATAAATTTACAGTTGATATGAACTATGGGATTGTCATGGCTGCTTTTTTAGGAAGTTTTATCCTTGCAATCATGAGTCATACGATGAGCCGTCGTTACAAGCGCCCTGTCATTATTTTCATTGTGCCGGGTATCATTCCGTTAGTGCCTGGAGGTGCAGCATATGAAGCAACCCGTTTACTCGTAACAAATGCTTATACGCCTGCAGTCAATCAATTTTTAGAAGTGACTTTAACATCAGGTGCCATCGCATTCGGTATTCTTTGCGCCGAAATCTTCTACTACATCTATACACGACTTAAACATGCCTATGGTAAACTTAAAGGAAAGCATTATCGTAAAGGATACCATATGAATAACCGTATCTAAGTAGATAAAAAGGAGTGTTAAGTATGAAAGAACAAATTATCGAAAGACTCTCACGTTACGTTAAAATCAATACACAATCTGACCCGAATAGCGAGACGACCCCTTCTACTGAGCGTCAATGGGATTTACTTCGTCTTTTGGAAAGTGAATTAAAAGCGATGGGACTTGATACCGATTTAGATCGTCACGGTTACCTATTCGCCACATTAGAAGCGAATATTGAAACAGATGCACCTACGATCGGATTTTTAGCGCATGTGGACACGTCACCTGATTTCAACGCCGCAAATGTAAATCCTCAGATTATAGACTCATATGATGGCGGCATCATTACTTTAGGTACATCTGGTCGCGAAATTAATCCTGAAGTCTTTCCAGATATCCTTAAAGTCAAAGGGCATACACTCATGACAACAGATGGGACTTCATTACTTGGTGCCGATGATAAAGCAGGTGTCGTTGAAATTATGGAAGCACTCCAATATTTAATTGCACATCCAGAAATTAAACATGGCCGTATTCGTGTCGGCTTTACCCCTGATGAAGAAATCGGTCGCGGTCCTCACAAATTCGACGTGGAACGTTTTGACGCAGACTTTGCCTATACAATGGATGGCAGTCAATTAGGTGAATTACAATTTGAAAGTTTTAATGCGGCAGAAGCTAAAATTACGTTTGATGGTGTGAATGTGCATCCAGGTTCTGCAAAAGATAAAATGGTTAACGCATTGAATTTAGCTAACGCGTTTCATCAAGCATTACCTGCCAATGAAGTTCCAGAACATACGGAAGGTTACGAAGGCTTCTTCCACCTCATGGAACTGAATGGTAACGTTGAAAAAGCGACTGCACAGTACATCATTCGCGACCATGACAGCACTTCTTTTGAAAATCGAAAACAACAACTCATTGCAATTCAAAAAGATATCAATTCACGTTATTATTACGATCCTGTTCATCTTGTTATCAATGATCAATACCGTAATATGGCAGAAAAGATTAAGCCGCTACAACATATTATCGACATTCCAAAAGCGGTTTATGCTGACCTTCATATCACACCCAATACTGAGCCGATTCGTGGCGGTACAGATGGGTCACAACTTTCATTTATGGGCCTACCGACACCGAACTTATTTACTGGCTGTGATAACTTCCACGGTCCTTATGAATATGCTTCTATCGATGTCATGGCACAAGCTGTACAAGTCATCTTAGGCATCGTCCAAAAAGTAGCAGAAAAATAAGCCTTGTAAAAAGAGAGAAAATAGAAGTGTTTAACAGTAATATCATCAATGTCTGTTAAACGATAGATGGATATCATTCCACAAAAACACAGAGACTGGAGAACTTTTGATATGCTCCAGTCTCTGTCCTTTTAAATTCATGTCCTCTTATTAATTAAACGATGTGCGCAACAATCGAATGGCTTGTACGGCATAATTTCTTAACTGTATCCCCATTTTGAAGTCAGTTAATGTTTTCGGCATCTCTATAAACGTGTTGAACATACCCGTCACACCTAGTGCTTCGAATCGTTCGAATTTATCCGCTGTACCACATAGTGCGATAGCCGGCTTATTATATTGTTGGCACAGTTCAGCAATTCTTAATGAAGACGTTTCAATCATTTCGTCTTGTTCATCAATGCCTTCACCAAATACCACTAAGTCCGCTTGTTTAACTAATTGATTCAATCCTGTAATTTGATCAACTAATTCATGACTCGTTTGAATTTCAGCTTTATATAATGCATGTAACGTTGCCGCAATACCGCCACCAGCACCGCCTCTTTCAACCGTACCAAGCACGATATGATGCTGATGTTTAAACAATTCACTCCAATACCAAAGCAAATTGTCAATTACCACTGCTTCTTCTCGGTCGATTTGAAGATTTGGATAGGTCTTCATGACTGCACTCTGTTTGCCGTATAACTTACTCTCAAAATCTGTCACAATCTGAATACGGCACGCTTTCAAACCTTCATGTAAACCTTCAAGATCAATACGTCGCACATGTTTAATTTGGCCGCCACCTTTTGTCATATCAACAGTACGCCCTTCATCATCGTAAAACTGTGCACCTAAAGCTTGTAACATCCCTGCGCCACCATCAAATGTATCGATAGCACCTACTGAAATAATCATATGTTGCGCGTTTTTATCCAAAGCATGACGCATCACTTCGCCTAAACCATAGCTTGACTGTTCTACAAGTGGTAACGTCCCTTTTAAAAATCGCCCCGCTTCTATAACGGTAATGCCATCATCTGTTTGACCGTACGTGGCGTCTACAGCTTGCATCGCCGCATCATGTACTGAAATTTGATATTGTGTCCCAGATTTCCATAAAAAGACGGCATTTAATAATTCTCTTCTCCCATTAAATAGTGGGACTTGTACAA
Above is a genomic segment from Staphylococcus delphini containing:
- a CDS encoding threonine/serine exporter family protein, which translates into the protein MAEALTIIDENKVIDVVLLAGKVLLESGAETYRVEDTMGRIAASFGLEDTYAFVTSTAIIFSLNDRTNTRLVRVRERTTDLEKIALANNISRKISRNALTLDEAKAELIHLEHASLQYSFIIKFLAASIACGFFLFMFGGVRQDFIYAVIAGGAAFLTFDLVQRFIQIKFFSEFISATVVIAVAAFFTKNGWATNQDIITIAGVMPLVPGILITNAIRDLMAGELLAGMSRGVEAALTAFAIGAGVAIVLLIF
- a CDS encoding threonine/serine exporter family protein; this encodes MLFSIIFNAPKRLLLASGFVGAMGWSIYKFTVDMNYGIVMAAFLGSFILAIMSHTMSRRYKRPVIIFIVPGIIPLVPGGAAYEATRLLVTNAYTPAVNQFLEVTLTSGAIAFGILCAEIFYYIYTRLKHAYGKLKGKHYRKGYHMNNRI
- the pepT gene encoding peptidase T → MKEQIIERLSRYVKINTQSDPNSETTPSTERQWDLLRLLESELKAMGLDTDLDRHGYLFATLEANIETDAPTIGFLAHVDTSPDFNAANVNPQIIDSYDGGIITLGTSGREINPEVFPDILKVKGHTLMTTDGTSLLGADDKAGVVEIMEALQYLIAHPEIKHGRIRVGFTPDEEIGRGPHKFDVERFDADFAYTMDGSQLGELQFESFNAAEAKITFDGVNVHPGSAKDKMVNALNLANAFHQALPANEVPEHTEGYEGFFHLMELNGNVEKATAQYIIRDHDSTSFENRKQQLIAIQKDINSRYYYDPVHLVINDQYRNMAEKIKPLQHIIDIPKAVYADLHITPNTEPIRGGTDGSQLSFMGLPTPNLFTGCDNFHGPYEYASIDVMAQAVQVILGIVQKVAEK
- a CDS encoding glycerate kinase, which gives rise to MKILVAMDEFNHIISSYDANRYVEEGVASQIEDADIVQVPLFNGRRELLNAVFLWKSGTQYQISVHDAAMQAVDATYGQTDDGITVIEAGRFLKGTLPLVEQSSYGLGEVMRHALDKNAQHMIISVGAIDTFDGGAGMLQALGAQFYDDEGRTVDMTKGGGQIKHVRRIDLEGLHEGLKACRIQIVTDFESKLYGKQSAVMKTYPNLQIDREEAVVIDNLLWYWSELFKHQHHIVLGTVERGGAGGGIAATLHALYKAEIQTSHELVDQITGLNQLVKQADLVVFGEGIDEQDEMIETSSLRIAELCQQYNKPAIALCGTADKFERFEALGVTGMFNTFIEMPKTLTDFKMGIQLRNYAVQAIRLLRTSFN